TGTTTGGCTGACATTGGGGTGCATGACTTTCACAGAACAGGTAGTTTGCGTCCTCTGAATTGTGATGGGATCTGTATGCACCTCATGTGTTTCTGGACTTTGTCTCTGTCAGCAGTCTTGAACTCTGACATTCCACCGTTGCTTGAGTCTCAATTTTCTCCCATATCTCCCTGCCTGCTGACTCTGGCTGGGTGAAGAAATATTATGTTGGACGCGGAGCATGAACGGGATTCTTGTTTGATTCTATGTGCTTATTAATGAATCCTGACCTCTCACCGAGTGATGCTGATTAGGGAGATaattgttttactgtgtgtttaaAGAGCAGCTTGTAGGTTACTGCTCCTTGAACTTTCATGAGAAATGTTGTGCATAGCTTGTTTTTTCTAAAACATAGCTTGTTTTTTCTAAAACATAGGTGAAGAAGGCTAAGCCGGCAGCCTAATAGCTTGACTCTCATGACTTTACATGGTGGTTTTAATCTTTTAAGTATAACTAAAAACAGTGCTGCGTTGACAACATTCCTTTTCCTGTCAGTCAACTCCCCGCTGTGAAAACTAAGATGTAGTAAATAAATCATTTGGCAGAGATTGTGTGCTGATCTTTAAAAGCAAGGCTGTGATTCATTCAAACCAGCCACAGCTATATttatgctgtgtatttattattcattagttttatttaattttacaaTATTCATTCGGTGaccacacacatttcatttttgaaGTTTAGCAGTACCTGTGCGGTGAGGTGGTACAACAAGCTAGTATTTGttggagggttttatacagtacataagACCAGTTTGTGAGCCATTTTGAGAAATAAGCTACTGTATAAATAGCACAATGCAGTTTTGATTTATTCCAGCCCTTACTGagaattattttcacatttcccAAATGTCTTAAAAGTACACTCCGATCGCTAGGTCACCCCATTGAAATGTCTAtgctctttcaaaaacaaaagctgATCTCAAAAAGTGATCTCACCTTGTCTAAAAGTGACCTCCCTGTCTCATACAGACCACTGCCAAGCACTGTCAAAATGCAGCTTTACAGTTGTGCAACAGGTCTGTTTCTGTAGGATGAAGTTTGGTATGCAAGATGAATCTTTTCAGCTAGATGGGTGTTTCAGATGGATGGTCGTGTGACCGAAGTAATTAGAAGCGTGACTTTGCGAACCAAAGGCAAACAAACAAGAGTTATGTTGTAGATGAGGTTGTAGATATAGCTGTACTTGAAGATAGAGTTGTTGGTGCAGATGAAATTGTTGATGGGTTGTTGTCAGGCCATCTTGGATTAGGAAAACATGAAGGGAAATGACAAGCTTTCCAGTGTCTTCTCAGGCCTTCCTTTCATCTCTTGGCACtttgattaaattaaatatacatatttagaGATTTATGAAGATGTTAAGTTTTCCTTCAAGTCACTTCACTTAGTTTTCTTCTTCGCTGTCATTGATATTAGAAGAAATAATATCAGGCTGCACAATACTTGAATGCAGACAGTTAAAGAATCTCTGTAAGAATCTCAGTTagtatgaaataattaaatgtgtatattgtCTACTGTAAATGGTCCCGGATAatctgctgaatgactaaaatgtcatgTCAAATTGTAAATGCTACTAGGCATGCATGAATAACCATGACGTTTATGATATGGTACATACTATCATCTTTCACACTGCCCTtgggtgtgttcgtgtgtgagTTGCTATTTTATAATCTACAGTACCTCAGAAGATGATATCTGAACGGTCTGGATATTCCATTTGGTTTATCGTTCCAATCCATATTAGATATTGCCTTGGATTTTATCTCCCATAATATATGGCCTTGTTTAGTGTGTTCCTTTAGACTCAGAGTCCCAGGGTTTGAGTATTTGTCTCCTTTATCTTTACTGGTAATTGGTGAGGTGACAGAGATGTTATCTGGCTGACTGCTCATTATTGTAATCAACAGAGTGAACAGTCATCTCTCacaattttttcccccttgtgACCTATCTATGCATGTGCCTGCaagtacatttttttgtttggtttcaaATAGTTTTTATAACAAGCAGCAAAAAATGACATTACAGGAAGGTCCATAAAAAATATGAGGTGGAAGGACCGTTCTTGAACAAACAAgttagacaaaaacaaaagggaaaGATATTTTAATGCTGTGGGTGTGAAGCCtaattaaatagaaaaaatgtattaccttttaatgtgacatggTCATAGCCAGTCATGCAGTTTCCATCTGTTGTCAAACAAATCAGttaaaaaactgttaaaaagtAGGTCATGTCCTTCGCAGGTTCATTCTAAATAATTTCAGCATCTTAAAGTAGACTGTGTTAGAGAGAGCACCACTGATTCCTGGCTGGTTCGATGAAGAATACGATTCTGGTGTCTGTAGATATccctgatacacacacacaaccgaaCCATGTGAAACACTGGATCTTAAAAGGTATGATGACATTCTATTGTTTAAAAAGGTTGAACTATAATTGAATTTTTATCATAATAAATGTACATATGTAATATATCATAATATCATAATATTTATCATACTTCAAGAAATCTAATTGGGCAAGAGGAGGACAGAACCTGCAGCAACACCCTGATTGAGGAAAACTGGTTCAAAGTATACAATTTGTCCATTTATTTGTTACTTCTTGAAATTAAGTTTTGTGCCAAATGCTGCCTCACACCCTGCAACTTTTCCCGCTGCCTGATGTTTGTGCAATCGCCAACTTTACTTACATATGAAAGTGGCTGAACCTTATCAGAAAAAGCTTCTGAGCAAGCAAAACAGCTGttaatttaaatgtgtgtgtgtgtgtgtgtgtgcgctgatCATGCCTTAGGGTGGTATTGTTCAACAGTTATCCTTCCTGTAATGACATCATGCCTCTCTGGATGCCTTGAGGGGTTCATACTCCCTACAGTATGTGCTGCTCACAGCCTTAATAACAAACTGACATAGAACAGGGATGACTTAATTAAATGCGTAGTTGTTTAGCGGACATCTCCTCTCATGCTCGGACCagaaacagaggtttctttCCTCTTGCATTTGAGACCAGTGGTCACTGTCGATGAATCTCAAGTGTTAATTTGCTGCTTCCCTTTATCTATTTAAATGGGTTTGACATTGGGACAAAGAGAATTCGTTGTGAGCCAATCAAAGGGATCTTCTGCCTCATTTGTCTGATTGCATCAGTGGGCCTGTTCCTCCGAGTCCATTCACAGTAGCTTACACATCGTGCCCGTTGACAGAAACTGGTCCAATTGTTATCAACCGCTATGGAGGTCACATGACTTTTTACACCAATGAGGTGGAACCAAGTGCATTTGAATGATAGAGAGTTAACATGTTCCATTCTATAATTTACAAGAGGTAaaaaacagtacagtaaaaCGTTATTTACTCGGTGAAGCAGTCAAGTGGTTGCATGGGGAGTCCAGGAATCTAGCTGTTAGATTTCAACTTTGCTGGATGTTTCGTTTTGCCTGATCACTTCCTGACTAGAGGTGCGGTGGAGGCCGATGGCACCTTCTGGTAGGCTCCAGCTCCTCGCTCCTTGTACCAGGGGCAGACGGTGAGGAGAGATTGATGAACGTGTCCCCTTCTGATTAATCAAGCCTGTTCCCATGGAGACTGGAAGGCAGTGAGGCGCATGGACTGGGAACAGTGAGATGTTTGGGCCGTCACGGGGGCGGCGGGGGGGCAGTTGTCCCGTCTGGAGCTGGGTGGGCCGACTGACaaatggatgtgtgtttttaagccAGGTGATATGAAGGGAGGCGAAGAAGATGGAAAACGACATGAGTAGACAGAGTGGAAACAAATGTATGCGCCCACTCCACAGAAGCGCTCTGGTCCGGTGAATTCAGTCGCACAAGAATCACAGCGGCAAAGTCGCAGCTCTCATCGTGCCATGCTCTGGTCACGAGATCCCGATGATTTCATGTTCTGCACCTTAAAACGGTCACGGCTGTAATTCATTGTGATCGGCGTTGTGTGAGATATTTGAGGACATCTTCCAAACAAACATGCGTGAGTCCCacgggagatgggggagagaatGGCTTAATGACTGCTGTGCCTTTTGTTGTATAATAGGTCATGCAGCTGTGATTGTCAGATTAGGACACAGGGCAGGAACAACACAGTGACTAACCAGATGCTCTGGAATGTTCCAATGTTTTCCCCCATCTGCCCCTCACATCACTGTGGGCATTTCCGTTCAGATCATGCACAAGGACGATGAGATGCTCCCTAAGCATCAACAATGTCTACCTGGTCCTGTCCTATTCCCCGTCCCCCTCTTGCTGTCTCCTTGATGCGCCCTTTAAAACACACTGTTCAGCACCGCGTCACGAACCACTCCATCAGTCTTCTGATACCTCAGTTAGCCTCCAGATGCTATTTAGGAGCCACTCGTATGTCTGCTATGGAGTCACTCTGGCCTTtgtctcacccctctctgtTCCCCGTTGTTTCTTAGCATTTCCCAGCTGTGAGCGGGGCCTTCATGGATTCCCCCTACAATGGCAACACGTCCCTCCAGACCTCCACGTCCAACCTCAACGCCAACTTCTCTCGGCCGTCCGAGGCCGAAGAAGAGGGCAAGTACTCCAGTGACGCCATCTGGCTTTGGGTAGCCGTGATTGCGACTATCGGCAACATAGTGGTGGTAGCAGTGGTTTGTGCCTGTGCCTTCTAAGACCCACCGCTTACAAGCACACAGCCGAACCTCCCGGGCACCTCCTTTTCTCCCTATTCAATCTACCCGTGTTTAACTGTCTGGAGTCCACCTATGATTTTACAGCTGAAGCTCTGTGTTGAGGGTTAATGGTGTAGGATAGTGAGACCACAGCCCTTGGCTGATCTGTAGTGTGAAGAACAGGTTCTGCTGAGACTAGACATGAGAAAGCCAACCCTTGTGTTTaccagtgttctttttttaaagtgagAAACAtaactgtgtgtggatgtgtcttGTCCTTTTCGTAATAAATCAGGCCAGCGAGTTCAGCCAGCAGACATCATGTTACACAGATGAGTGAGTCCTCTTCATGCTTTCCAACTGAAGGGACCACCGAGAGGTCGTCTTGAGAGGTCTTTGATCCCTTCTGCTATAACCTGAGCTTTGAGACCACCACGACAGACCTTTGTCTGGTCGATGTGGTGTCCCCGTTTGTCTGAAACAGATGTGTCGATGCCGCCCTGGACCAAGACTCTATTGGAAAATCTATTTATACCTCAATGAGACTAACCTTGTAGGATACATAACACCTATAGTAGTCAGCTGCTCCCACCGTGGCTGGCCACCCTCTCCAGGAACAGTGGAGTGAGGTGTGAcagatggtgggggggggggttatggggCCTGGGGGGTTGGGGTAGACTTGGCACTGTCTCCACCACCCAGGGTAATGGAACCACTGCACCCCTGCTTCTCCGTTATGGCCCTGTCCTCCCCTCAGCTGTCCTCCCCTGTCCTaccctcccctcacctcccttCCGCTGACCTCTCCTTACCTGTCCTCCCCTCACCTACCCTGatctcccctcacctccctTCCGCTGACCTCTCCTTACCTGTCCTCCCCTCACCTACCCTGATCTCCCCTCACCCGTCCTCCCCTCACCTACCCTGATCTCCCCTCACCCGTCCTCCCCTCACCTACCCTGACCTCCCCTCACCCGTCCTCTGTGCCCGGCTGGGTGTGCAGTGATAACGGGTCTGTACCAGGCTGGGTGTGCAGTGATAACGGGTCTGTACCAGGCTGGGTGTGCAGTGATAACGGGTCTGTACCAGGCTGGGTGTGCAGCGATAACGGGTCTGTACCAGGCTGGGTGTGCAGCGATAACGGGTCTGTACCAGGCTGGGTGTGCAGTGATAACGGGTCTGTGCCAGGCTGGGTGTGCAGCGATAACGGGTCTGTGCCCGGCTGGGTGTGCAGCGATAACGGGTCTGTACCAGGCTGGGTGTGCAGCGATAACGGGTCTGTACCAGGCTGGGTGTGCAGCGATAACGGGTCTGTACCAGGCTGGGTGTGCAGCGATAACGGGTCTGTACCAGGCTGGGTGTGCAGCGATAACGGGTCTGTACCAGGCTGGGTGTGCAGTGATAACGGGTCTGTGCCAGGCTGGGTGTGCAGCGATAACGGGTCTGTGCCCGGCTGGGTGTGCAGCGATAACGGGTCTGTACCAGGCTGGGTGTGCAGCGATAACGGGTCTGTGACCAATGTTGTGGAGCGAGAGAgtgatacacaaacacatcctcACCCACGACATTATGTGAAATGACATGACCACCAACTGGATCCCACTTAAACACTCAGCCGCTAGCCACTGCAGGACATTCCCAAATGACCCAACCACCGCAGTGCGAGCAGTCAGACAGTTTCTCTTCGTAATAAACCCTGCCACTGTCTACATTTGGTTTTTAGTCGTTGCGCCCGGCGGGCAGAATCTCCACCTCGGTGTGTCCCAGGCTCCTGGGTCCATGCACACAGTGGAGGGGGCTGGTTGGGTTGCAGCAGCTCTGTGCTGTTTCATATGAGCCCAGTGGAGTGGGACCACGGTCCTGTCAAACGGCAGGGCCGTAATGAGACGTaatgtctccctctttcctgcAGCGGACATCGACCTCTGTGCGGCTCTGCCGTGATCACAGCCCATCTGATCACCTCGGCCACTCTGAACAAAGATAGTGCTTGAGACGCATTTTTTCACTGGGTCTCATTTAATCACCACTCGTGGAAGCTGAGTGGTAAGGAGGAAATGAGATGAGAGTAGTGAGTGCGTTTACATTAGAATTGAACAGCCAGCTTTTATGTCATCTCCTCGCATTACGGAACATTTTCTGCAAGTGAatagaaaactttttttttttcctcattgaAGCCAGTGAAGGGGAATTAAATCTTTTAATATGGATAGAATTAGGATCAGAGGTCTGGCTGAGGCGTCCGTTAACACAGCTAATTGCCCTGATCTCACAGTACACTGGAGTTCATCAGAACCAGAGGGAGATGTATTCAGCGTGACATGTCTCAGCAGACTTTTTCTGGGCCTTTAGAGAGGTAGGTCACCTACCAGTGGGAACACTAAAGAGTTGTCTACTACAATAAACTCCTACAATAAGCGCTTGTGGCGTATAACGCGGTATGTGGTTCTTCATAACTATCGACAGACAATCATTATCGACTAACAAATTCGTATTATACGTCACCCCTCGAGAGTTCCTTCAAAACAGAGACTGTTGTGAGCCAACACTGGTATGGACTAGGTGAGTAACCCCAGTCAGGTAAAACCGCTGCAAACAGAGTCTGTCATGGGGTCGGCTGTGTGCTTGGACGTGGGACTGGTTAAGGCTCCGGTGCCCACTGTCTACGGCTCTAACTATGTGCCTGAACGGACTTACCCGACTCCTACCCTCCAACGGCCTGTTCACCGCGGACACTCCTCAGAGCACCGCGGACACCGGACATCCGACACTACGTTGTCACGGCTGCACGCCACGGGTACGCTATGAACAAGACTGCAATGTCACCTGTGACTCTCAACTGAGATCGCTTTGTAGGCGGGGATTGTTTTTTGCAGTGAAGGGGGAATTCGGAGGGATGATTCATAATCAACAATAATCAATGCTCTTGTTATTTTgtccatcttttcttttttctagtCTGTAATTCCTTATGAGCAATTTTCAACCCAGGCATGTTTCTTCAAATATGCCAACAAAAACATGCGTTTTCAGCAGGATTTGTGGTGTGTCGGACTGTGACACCTCAGTTAGCCGTGACATTGGTTTGATTGCAGGTGGTTGGGATGAAAAGGGGAGCCCACTGGCACACATTACATAGTACACAGAAATCACAGCCGATCACTTCCATGTATGTAACACTGTGAAACCCCATCGTTCCAGCCTTAATGCGAATATGTCATGGACATTTTCCGAAATTACAATTcagaaatgaataaaacattagatGCAGCACCTCTTGCAGACTACATGTGCAGACCAGTGATCGTGTATCCTCCTGTAGTTCCTGCCAGAGCTGTAGAATAAGGGACAAAGGACCTCCCACTATAGTCCCAGAGGGGGCTGAAGTCTTCTTAATCACAGCCCATAGAGCAACGTGCGTCCTGTCCTCATATCTCCCCAGTTCTCCCCTCCCACTGTGCGTCCTGTCCTCATATCTCCCCTGTTCTCCCTTCCCACCGAGCGTCCTGTCCTCATATCTCCCCAGTTCTCCCTTCCCACCGAGCGTCCTGTCCTCATATCTCCCCTGTTCTCCCTTCCCATCCAGCGGTCCGCGCCGAGCACTAGACTGTGGCGTCTGCGTTGGCGCTGACCTCCGACCCGAGGCAGGGCACCTCGTGCCCACACAGCTCTCCCGTCGCATACAGCTAGAAATATTTGGGCCGTTGCTAGGGAAGGGAACGATTCACTCCTAAGAGAGGGTAACAGCAGAGCACCAGCTCAGTGTGAGCCAACACTTAATGTGCAGTTTGTGTATCACAGTGATAGTGAATCTACTTATACGTTACGCGCGTACGTATaagcaacatattacacatcccacccaaaatgggaggtttaaaaaatatatatgtggttgacatgcagagcctgcatgtcaaccacgtgcagcaacgaactccgtgtttaaaataataataataaactgtgtatccaataacccataaatcggagtaaattacgttatatcagatagatataatgctagttttccattagaaaaatatatatattgttgactgatatatgtttaccttactaaatcgtaTTTTTTGCGAtttgactattgcggatgcatACAttgcaatgtcgatgctgaaacgatatatcgtgcagccctagtaTATACTGCCCATTGCCCTGGACTGGCGGTCCACgtcaaaatgtaaatacagtcTGTCTTAAAGTCAGAGTGGGTGTCCCTTTATGCTTTCGCCATGGTGGAACCCTGCGTTTCAGCTCTAAAGCAGAACACATGACTTCAGTTCTCTTCTTTGTGTCCTCATCAGGCACTAAGCATCCCGACGGATCTGTTCCCTCCGCGGAGTGTTGCGTTGGCTAACGAGGCCACGCTGCATGTTTAGGTCAGAGATATGACAATGCTTCCTGACTGGGGTGCTGCGGGACACTCACTCTCCTAACCATGTGGATgatttgtgtctctctctgcagaATTCACCGTCCTTCCTCAGCCTCCCGGGGTGTATACGGGGAGTTCCTGTCCCCTAAGTTCAACAAAGGTCAACAAAGACAGTTAATGCGACCCTGGTCTGTGACACATAATGGCGCCCGTTATTATCTCCATACAAGGTCTGGCAGGAACATTGAGGAATACGGAGACCTGGTGGGGAGGCACAGAACTAGCGTCCTATTATTCCAAAATCAACTCTGAGGTTAACTGTTGTGGACTTTGTGATGTAAGTGCTGTGACCCATGACATGAAACTGACAAAACCTTAAACTTCACCTTGAAAAGAACGTCATTCCAATGACTGAGTGGACATTTCTTGACACCACTGACTCTGTATCCTTGGGCTCTTCTCTTCTGTGCATCCTGTAGCGTCCAGTAGGGATGTTGTCAGTTCTGAAACATCCCTGTAGGGGTCAGGATTACCACTATGTAGTTAGTACATGACCAAAAAGGCTATTAGCTAAATACAGTCACCCCGTTAGTGAAATGTGCTCACCACGTTCAGTCGCATAAGCGTTGTGTTACAAGTACCTAATATACTGCTGCACAGTCACCCAAATAATGCATTTGGATTTCTTTTCAAAACCTTTGTTCTCAACGTGCACACTGTTTCATGATCCATGCCAGACCTGTAGCCTGTGAAGTGTAGCACACTGAGATGTATGAAATGTGTGTCCATGTTTGCATAACTCATGAGCTGGCTTTTGTGTGACACTAAAGGAAACCTGGGGGTTGCTTAGTAGTAGTGGAAAGGGTACTTTAGCATCCTAATGTCCTTTATAGtgtaacaaatacaaaatgatcATTTCCTGATACTGATATTTTAAGTGTCAACATTGTTGTCGGGAAGTTGCAGGtcatgtacaaaaaaaaattaaaacatccAACTGGACATGAAAAAACGGAAATGAGGTCACATAGGCTGTTATGTCTTGAATAACTTGATTCTCATAAGCTGTttactaattggtcttttgagaCAGCACTTAAAGAGAACTCATTTGAACTAATGGAGAATGCACATTGTGTCAGGATTGGGTATATGTGGTGTAAGATCAGATTCCATTTCATTGATATTTTGTGCAGTTTGTACAGTAAGGAAAATGTGACGCTCTGTCAGATGTGGAAATAattggaaatatatttatttgggcttgtttaattatgtattttcaGGTCAGGGATTAAattacattctttttttattttcttgactTTCCCTAAATGTACAATTAAAATAcctcttgttttttctttagATTTAAATAATACGGTCGGTACAGGCTACCTTGATTGCTACTATTTTGACAAATCACATCAGAAGACCaattcataaaaataaacacagatttGTCTGCCTGTGTATACA
The sequence above is a segment of the Esox lucius isolate fEsoLuc1 chromosome 1, fEsoLuc1.pri, whole genome shotgun sequence genome. Coding sequences within it:
- the LOC106023936 gene encoding uncharacterized protein LOC106023936 is translated as MMELSLMAAQHFPAVSGAFMDSPYNGNTSLQTSTSNLNANFSRPSEAEEEEFTVLPQPPGVYTGSSCPLSSTKVNKDS